Proteins found in one Oscillospiraceae bacterium genomic segment:
- the sleB gene encoding spore cortex-lytic enzyme produces the protein MPYRTKAKRLAVFVTALILCISMTATGLAFTAGAVVLKQGSTGSKVKEVQTRLKNWGYYSGSIDGIFGPKTKAAVIWFQRNNGLTQDGIVGVATFRALGISSGSTSTSGVAGYSDSDYKLLARIISAEGRSEPYTGMVAIGAVVLNRVKHSSFPNTISGVIYQSGAFTALTDGQFNQPVVDAAYNAARDALNGWDPSGGAIYYYNPAKTSNKWMLSRPVIVVIGDHIFCS, from the coding sequence ATGCCGTATCGAACAAAAGCAAAACGACTGGCGGTTTTTGTAACCGCGTTAATTTTGTGCATATCCATGACGGCGACAGGGCTGGCATTTACTGCGGGCGCCGTTGTCTTAAAACAGGGCAGTACCGGTTCTAAGGTAAAAGAAGTACAGACACGCTTGAAAAACTGGGGGTATTACAGCGGGAGCATCGATGGGATATTCGGGCCGAAAACAAAGGCGGCGGTCATCTGGTTTCAACGTAATAACGGTCTGACGCAGGATGGTATTGTCGGTGTTGCGACTTTCCGGGCTCTGGGGATTTCCTCCGGCTCGACCAGCACAAGCGGGGTGGCCGGATATTCCGACAGCGACTATAAACTGCTTGCGCGTATCATCTCAGCCGAGGGGCGAAGTGAGCCTTATACGGGCATGGTCGCCATCGGCGCCGTCGTGCTGAACCGCGTCAAACACTCGTCTTTCCCGAATACCATCAGCGGAGTGATCTATCAGAGCGGGGCCTTTACCGCGCTCACCGACGGCCAATTCAATCAACCCGTTGTGGACGCCGCTTACAACGCCGCAAGAGACGCTTTGAACGGCTGGGATCCCAGCGGCGGTGCAATCTATTATTATAATCCCGCCAAAACCTCAAACAAATGGATGCTCTCACGTCCTGTAATTGTCGTTATCGGGGATCATATATTTTGCAGTTGA